A stretch of Eleutherodactylus coqui strain aEleCoq1 chromosome 2, aEleCoq1.hap1, whole genome shotgun sequence DNA encodes these proteins:
- the LOC136609959 gene encoding protocadherin alpha-3-like — protein sequence MLYQKQDYQTRSRFIHFFLLQMYWDVVLSQLHYIIPEESKHGTFVGRIAQDLGLDIGEINSRMLHIVSRDEKEYFQVNLQNGILFVKETIDREVQCPNTPFCIIPLQVIVDKPVQMYRVDVEIEDINDNSPVFSSGVTNLVISEVKPAGSRFSLMVAADPDLGTNSITNYELSASDYFTLDFQKYVNQIKSLELVMKKSLDREKQSVHNLTLTAYDGGKPRLSGTTHIIVNVEDFNDNAPVFDQPFYQCSVNENADEGTLVFKLNATDLDEGRNGKIQYRFNKMVSGEAKEAFMLDTNTGQIRVKGKLDFETVNMYEIQVEAIDDGVEVQHIGYCKVLVTVVDVNDNAPEILVTSLSVPVPENSPQGTTVAIISVHDKDSGSNGKVHCSISEPSPFKVNPAFMSDFSLTVNGPLDREVKDEYEVTIIATDEGSPSLSTSTTLKIDISDVNDNAPRFIQSEDTIFIKENNPPGSHIYTASASDPDIGQNSFITYSIKERTVDGIPISSYISINPENGKVFALVSFDHEQIAYFQCHIKATDAGLRALSSNLTLNIFIKDINDNAPTFTPLHSALTIKASRSAEPGHLITKVKAVDLDSGYNAWTSYKLKDLGESGKSPFTIAHQTGEITLKRSFTDSDNDEYRLHVVAQDHGEPAMTTEAQIVIYVVEYGEELKFDNQETKRNGYEFSDANVYLVVAICVISSIFLITLIVFSVLKWQKYRDEVNELKENYKICSNTGGSWMYSQHTQYQISSNSLRPKSDLIVFTPNNSQTPGTEEQVNPQGVILNSASKISQPQKPHSSTTSKNFREELQTAVHDISKQIKDLGQRTNDLEQKTDDIIDALDHERMRWDDCAERVEALELKCEDLENRSRRANIRIRGFPESITNLKEAATNLFSALLPQIVHESFRMDRIHRALSKPINSDLPRDTVLKLHYPEMQDQLLAAARNLDSLPGVPTSVQIFADIAPSTLAKRRALKPITLALQQANIRYRWNFPFALLVRINQRSYSIRSLEEGKRILEEEHIALESEMTRPQRPTRFWTTAGTSHRRATPTENRNLNA from the exons ATGCTCTATCAGAAACAGGATTATCAAACAAGGAGCAGATTCATCCACTTCTTTTTGTTACAAATGTATTGGGATGTGGTCCTCAGTCAGCTGCATTATATCATCCCGGAGGAATCCAAGCATGGCACCTTTGTGGGAAGAATTGCCCAGGATCTTGGACTGGATATAGGTGAGATTAATTCCAGAATGTTACATATTGTCTCTAGAGATGAGAAGGAATATTTCCAGGTTAATCTGCAGAATGGAATCTTGTTTGTTAAGGAGACAATAGACAGAGaagtgcagtgtccaaatacaccCTTCTGTATTATTCCTCTGCAGGTTATTGTAGATAAGCCTGTGCAGATGTATCGTGTAGATGTAGAAATAGAAGATATAAATGACAACAGTCCAGTATTCTCCTCCGGTGTTACTAATCTTGTCATATCAGAAGTGAAGCCTGCAGGATCTCGTTTTTCATTGATGGTAGCTGCTGATCCAGATCTTGGAACAAATTCTATAACAAACTATGAGCTCAGTGCAAGTGATTATTTTACATTGGATTTCCAAAAATATGTAAATCAAATCAAGTCATTAGAGCTTGTAATGAAAAAGAGTTTAGATAGAGAGAAGCAGTCTGTTCACAATCTGACTCTTACAGCTTATGATGGAGGCAAACCAAGACTGAGTGGCACTACACATATTATTGTTAATGTGGAAGATTTTAATGACAATGCTCCTGTGTTTGATCAGCCATTCTACCAATGCAGTGTTAATGAAAATGCTGATGAAGGAACTTTAGTGTTCAAGTTAAATGCCACTGATCTGGATGAAGGAAGAAATGGGAAAATACAATATAGATTTAATAAAATGGTGTCAGGTGAAGCAAAGGAAGCATTCATGTTAGACACAAACACAGGCCAAATAAGAGTGAAAGGCAAACTGGATTTTGAAACTGTCAATATGTATGAAATTCAGGTTGAAGCTATTGATGATGGAGTAGAGGTTCAGCATATTGGATATTGTAAAGTTTTAGTAACTGTTGTAGATGTCAATGACAACGCTCCAGAAATACTAGTGACATCATTATCAGTTCCTGTACCCGAAAATTCTCCTCAGGGAACAACAGTGGCCATCATCAGTGTCCATGATAAAGATTCAGGGTCAAATGGAAAAGTCCATTGCTCTATTTCCGAGCCTTCACCATTTAAAGTAAATCCAGCTTTCATGAGTGATTTTTCTTtgactgtaaatgggcctttggatcGAGAGGTGAAAGATGAATATGAAGTTACAATTATTGCAACAGATGAAGGTTCGCCATCCTTGTCTACCTCTACAACTCTGAAGATTGATATAAGTGATGTCAATGACAACGCTCCAAGATTTATCCAATCAGAAGATACAATATTCATTAAGGAGAACAACCCACCAGGTTCCCATATTTATACAGCATCTGCCTCTGACCCAGATATTGGGCAAAATTCTTTCATTACTTACTCAATTAAGGAGCGCACAGTTGATGGGATCCCTATTTCGTCTTACATTTCCATTAATCCGGAGAATGGGAAGGTCTTTGCTTTAGTGTCATTTGACCATGAACAGATTGCATATTTCCAATGTCACATAAAAGCCACTGATGCTGGCCTACGAGCACTCAGCTCTAACCTTacattaaatatatttattaaggaTATTAATGATAATGCTCCTACATTCACCCCACTTCATTCTGCATTAACAATTAAAGCTTCAAGGTCAGCAGAACCCGGACACCTCATAACTAAAGTAAAGGCCGTAGATCTGGATTCTGGATACAATGCTTGGACATCTTATAAGTTAAAGGATCTTGGAGAATCTGGAAAATCACCATTTACCATTGCACATCAAACGGGAGAAATTACTTTAAAGCGGTCATTTACAGACTCAGATAATGATGAGTACAGATTGCATGTTGTAGCTCAGGATCACGGTGAACCAGCCATGACAACGGAGGCACAAATTGTCATATATGTGGTGGAGTATGGCGAAGAATTAAAGTTTGATAATCAAGAAACTAAAAGGAATGGTTATGAGTTTTCGGATGCCAATGTTTACTTGGTAGTTGCAATCTGCGTCATATCAAGTATTTTTCTTATCACTCTTATTGTGTTTAGTGTTTTAAAATGGCAAAAATACAGAGATGAAGTCAATGAACTGAAAGAAAATTACAAAATCTGCTCCAACACTGGAGGGAGCTGGATGTATTCCCAACACACTCAGTATCAAATAAGTTCCAATTCACTGCGACCTAAAAGTGACTTAATTGTGTTCACTCCAAATAACTCCCAGACACCAGGGACTGAAGAGCAAGTCAATCCTCAAGGGGTTATATTAAACTCTGCCTCTAAG ATCTCTCAGCCTCAGAAACCGCACTCCTCAACCACATCAAAAAACTTCCGAGAAGAACTACAAACGGCAGTACACGACATCTCCAAACAAATTAAAGATTTAGGGCAGCGCACCAACGATCTCGAACAGAAAACGGACGACATCATCGACGCCCTAGACCATGAGAGAATGAGATGGGACGATTGTGCAGAAAGAGTGGAAGCCCTTGAACTCAAATGCGAGGACCTTGAAAACCGGAGCAGAAGAGCCAACATTCGCATCCGAGGCTTCCCGGAATCAATTACCAACTTAAAAGAAGCCGCAACAAACCTATTCTCCGCTCTTCTCCCCCAAATAGTTCATGAATCTTTCCGAATGGATAGAATACACCGCGCCCTCTCCAAACCGATCAACTCGGATCTCCCAAGAGACACAGTACTCAAACTACACTATCCCGAGATGCAAGACCAACTGCTCGCAGCAGCACGCAACTTGGACTCACTCCCCGGAGTCCCCACATCAGTCCAAATCTTTGCAGATATCGCCCCATCCACTCTAGCCAAACGACGAGCCCTAAAACCAATTACTTTAGCCTTACAACAGGCGAATATCAGATATCGCTGGAACTTTCCCTTTGCATTACTGGTCCGCATCAATCAAAGGTCCTACTCCATCAGATCCCTGGAAGAAGGAAAGCGAATactggaagaagaacacatcGCCCTCGAAAGCGAAATGACCAGACCACAAAGACCAACTCGCTTCTGGACCACGGCGGGGACCTCACACCGAAGAGCGACACCAACCGAAAACCGAAACCTGAATGCCTGA